A single genomic interval of Bacillus sp. es.036 harbors:
- a CDS encoding xanthine phosphoribosyltransferase — translation MENLKKKIKQEGIALSDSVLKVDTFLNHQVDPQLMKEIGEVFAKRFANLGVTKVVTLESSGIAPAVFTALTLNVPLIFARKKKSLTLNEDLLTAVVYSYTKQESNTISISSKFLSEQDHVLLIDDFLANGQAAEGLLEVVAKAGATTAGIGILIEKAFQDGGKRLREKGYRVESLAMISELEAGKVTFTEEEIMYESI, via the coding sequence ATGGAAAATTTAAAAAAGAAAATTAAACAGGAGGGTATTGCACTATCTGATAGCGTTTTAAAGGTGGATACTTTTCTAAATCATCAGGTAGACCCTCAATTAATGAAAGAAATTGGAGAAGTGTTTGCAAAGCGATTTGCTAATTTAGGGGTCACAAAAGTTGTAACATTGGAATCTTCAGGAATAGCACCAGCAGTATTCACTGCCTTAACACTAAATGTTCCTTTGATTTTTGCTCGAAAGAAAAAGTCGCTTACTCTTAACGAAGATTTATTAACTGCGGTAGTCTACTCTTATACAAAACAAGAGTCCAATACAATCTCTATTTCTAGTAAATTTCTATCTGAGCAGGATCATGTTCTCCTTATCGACGATTTCTTAGCGAATGGACAAGCTGCTGAAGGATTATTGGAAGTTGTTGCTAAAGCTGGAGCTACTACAGCAGGGATTGGAATTCTAATTGAAAAAGCATTTCAGGATGGCGGAAAACGATTACGGGAAAAGGGTTATCGAGTTGAGTCACTTGCTATGATATCCGAATTAGAAGCTGGCAAGGTAACGTTTACTGAAGAGGAGATTATGTATGAATCTATTTAA
- a CDS encoding LLM class flavin-dependent oxidoreductase: MSNQTKKQLKDISYSVLDLAPVKEIGAISDALHRSRDLAQHVEKLGYNRFWLAEHHNMPFIASSATSVVIGHVAAGTSTLRVGSGGVMLPNHSPLVIAEQFGTLESLFPGRIDLGLGRAPGTDQRTAFALRRGQGSMGQDFPDLLGELRSYFDPTLSQGTSPVRAVPGEGLDIPIWLLGSSLYSAQLAGELGLPYSFASHFSPKNTISALETYRSHFKPSKVLDEPYAMVGVNVIVADTDEEANFLATTLQQQFLNLIRNHEAPMQPPVEKLNASEYELAALHQQLATSIVGGPETVEKKMQEFLDETQADEMMVISSIYDHEKRKKSYKLLSDITKG; encoded by the coding sequence ATGTCTAACCAAACGAAAAAACAATTAAAAGATATTTCATATTCTGTCCTAGATTTAGCGCCTGTTAAAGAAATTGGTGCGATTTCAGATGCTCTTCACCGATCACGAGACTTAGCTCAGCACGTAGAAAAATTAGGCTACAATCGTTTTTGGCTTGCAGAACATCACAATATGCCCTTTATCGCAAGTTCAGCTACGTCAGTCGTCATTGGACATGTGGCTGCAGGAACGTCCACTCTTCGCGTCGGTTCAGGTGGCGTTATGCTTCCGAATCATTCACCACTTGTTATTGCGGAACAATTTGGAACACTAGAATCACTCTTCCCAGGCCGAATTGATCTAGGTCTCGGTCGTGCCCCAGGTACTGACCAGCGAACTGCATTCGCTTTAAGACGAGGACAAGGATCAATGGGGCAGGACTTCCCAGATCTACTCGGTGAACTACGATCTTACTTCGATCCTACATTAAGTCAGGGTACTTCTCCTGTTCGAGCCGTTCCTGGTGAAGGATTAGATATTCCAATTTGGCTACTTGGATCAAGTTTATATAGTGCTCAGCTTGCTGGAGAACTAGGTCTACCTTATTCATTCGCTAGTCATTTCTCACCAAAAAATACAATTAGTGCTTTAGAAACTTATCGAAGTCATTTTAAGCCTTCAAAAGTATTGGATGAGCCTTACGCAATGGTAGGCGTCAATGTAATTGTGGCAGATACTGATGAAGAGGCTAACTTCCTAGCTACAACGCTTCAACAGCAGTTCCTTAACTTAATTCGCAATCACGAAGCACCCATGCAGCCGCCAGTTGAGAAATTGAATGCTAGTGAATATGAATTAGCAGCTCTTCATCAACAGCTCGCCACTTCCATTGTAGGTGGACCGGAAACCGTTGAAAAGAAAATGCAAGAGTTCCTTGATGAGACTCAAGCGGATGAAATGATGGTTATTTCATCAATCTATGATCACGAGAAAAGGAAGAAGTCTTACAAACTTCTTTCTGACATAACGAAGGGTTAA
- a CDS encoding L-lactate permease, producing MNGLQLFAALTPILAVFILLVLLRLPATTAMPGSLLLTAVVAFFIWKIPVIQIVAASLEGLIIALSIIWIVFGAILLLNTLRNSGAIDAIRAGFMGISMDRRVQLIIIAWLFGAFIEGAAGFGTPAAIGAPLLVALGFPPLSAVTMALIADSSPVSFGAVGTPIIVGVDQGLRQGPAVADQVATSIGSQSMGEYLQAITQSAVMIDLFVGTLIPLILVMMLTRFFGENHSWKEGLSIWKFALFAGFSFTVPAFIVATFLGPEFPSIIGGLVGLSIVIPAAKRGFLLPDEPWDFNHVNQTNLKPHHSLSLGVAWIPYLLVAILLVLTRLDFLPIKGWLRSVKIGWQDILGTEISTSFEPFYLPGTIFIVVIVVTIFLHKMTRTAVKNTMIESIKTMVGTVVALGTAVPMVRIFINSGINGSNLLSMPMELATLVANAVGDAWPLVAPFIGALGSFISGSATFSNMMFSLFQFSVADQLQMNEQLVLSLQVLGANAGNMICVLNVVAAASVVGMVGKEGTIIRMTMGPMLFYAVASGVLGWIAIMVF from the coding sequence ATGAATGGACTCCAACTTTTTGCGGCATTAACGCCGATTCTTGCGGTATTTATCTTGCTTGTTCTACTACGCCTTCCGGCTACTACCGCCATGCCAGGAAGTTTACTACTTACTGCAGTCGTAGCTTTTTTCATTTGGAAAATACCAGTTATACAAATTGTGGCAGCTTCTTTGGAAGGGCTGATCATTGCTTTATCGATTATTTGGATTGTATTTGGAGCGATTCTGCTTTTAAATACGTTACGAAACAGTGGAGCGATTGATGCGATTCGAGCGGGATTTATGGGCATATCGATGGACCGTCGGGTTCAACTCATTATTATTGCCTGGTTGTTTGGTGCATTTATTGAAGGAGCAGCAGGGTTTGGTACGCCAGCTGCAATTGGTGCTCCGCTTCTAGTTGCTCTTGGATTCCCTCCCCTTTCCGCCGTTACGATGGCGCTTATTGCAGATAGTAGTCCTGTTTCATTCGGAGCGGTTGGAACACCTATTATCGTTGGTGTAGATCAGGGGCTTCGACAGGGACCAGCCGTTGCAGATCAAGTAGCAACTTCCATTGGTAGTCAGTCAATGGGAGAGTACCTTCAGGCCATTACTCAAAGTGCTGTCATGATTGACCTTTTTGTCGGCACGTTAATTCCTTTAATCTTAGTGATGATGTTAACGCGCTTTTTCGGTGAAAATCATTCTTGGAAAGAGGGGCTCTCTATATGGAAGTTCGCCTTATTTGCTGGGTTTAGCTTTACCGTACCTGCTTTTATTGTAGCTACTTTTCTAGGACCTGAATTCCCCTCTATTATTGGTGGGCTTGTTGGCCTTTCCATCGTGATTCCAGCTGCCAAAAGAGGCTTTCTTCTTCCTGATGAGCCCTGGGATTTCAACCATGTAAACCAAACGAACTTGAAGCCTCACCATTCTCTTTCATTAGGTGTAGCCTGGATTCCTTATTTGCTCGTTGCGATTTTATTAGTGCTTACGAGGTTAGATTTTCTTCCGATAAAAGGATGGCTCCGGTCCGTTAAGATAGGCTGGCAAGACATTCTCGGAACGGAGATCAGTACTTCTTTTGAACCTTTTTACTTACCTGGAACTATTTTCATCGTTGTTATCGTCGTTACCATCTTTCTGCATAAAATGACACGAACAGCTGTGAAAAATACAATGATAGAATCAATAAAAACAATGGTTGGGACAGTCGTTGCGCTTGGAACAGCGGTTCCTATGGTTCGGATTTTTATCAATTCTGGTATTAATGGTTCTAATCTCCTGAGCATGCCAATGGAGCTTGCGACACTTGTAGCGAACGCAGTTGGCGATGCCTGGCCACTTGTTGCCCCGTTTATCGGTGCACTCGGCTCCTTCATTTCTGGAAGTGCGACATTTAGCAATATGATGTTCTCACTCTTTCAATTTAGCGTAGCGGATCAGCTTCAAATGAATGAACAACTTGTCCTTTCACTTCAAGTATTAGGTGCTAATGCAGGGAATATGATTTGTGTTTTAAACGTTGTGGCAGCTGCTTCTGTTGTCGGAATGGTCGGGAAAGAAGGAACGATTATTCGGATGACGATGGGGCCTATGTTGTTTTATGCGGTTGCTTCTGGAGTACTTGGATGGATTGCGATTATGGTGTTTTAA
- a CDS encoding CPBP family intramembrane glutamic endopeptidase, producing the protein MNQKIIILSTLLLAHILLFLSFVHYPETFWPVFTVTLAILIFLSVKTGTLSFRKITISNWCYILISAILLYAISYIGIEGIKWVYPSLFEDMERFYDIVEPVKAWHFISLILIVIPGEEIYWRGYIQQQLKRYKKGDTIFIATILYATAHLYSDAYLLVAAAIGGGMAWGWLYEKTKNFWVPLLSHILFDLLILVFIPLL; encoded by the coding sequence ATGAACCAGAAAATCATAATCCTTAGCACACTTTTATTAGCGCATATTCTCTTGTTTTTAAGCTTTGTTCACTATCCAGAAACGTTTTGGCCTGTTTTTACTGTCACACTTGCGATTTTAATTTTCCTAAGTGTGAAAACAGGAACACTTTCGTTTCGAAAAATAACAATTAGCAACTGGTGTTATATCCTGATTAGTGCCATCTTGCTTTATGCGATTTCGTATATTGGAATAGAAGGAATCAAGTGGGTTTATCCCTCATTATTTGAAGACATGGAACGCTTTTACGATATTGTGGAACCAGTTAAAGCTTGGCATTTTATTAGTCTTATTCTAATCGTCATCCCAGGAGAAGAGATTTATTGGAGAGGGTATATCCAGCAACAATTAAAACGGTATAAAAAAGGAGACACCATTTTCATTGCAACCATTTTATATGCGACAGCCCATCTGTACTCAGATGCCTATTTATTAGTAGCAGCAGCAATAGGCGGCGGAATGGCGTGGGGATGGCTATATGAAAAAACAAAAAATTTTTGGGTCCCACTCCTATCGCATATTCTTTTCGATCTTCTTATTCTCGTTTTTATTCCGCTACTTTAA
- the rlmN gene encoding 23S rRNA (adenine(2503)-C(2))-methyltransferase RlmN: protein MKESIYGLTFDQLTEWLLERGHKKFRASQVWDWLYKKRVKEFSQMNNVNKDCIKLLEENFAIQTLTQEIKQESSDGTIKFLFKLQDGNVIETVLMRFHYGQSVCVTTQVGCNIGCSFCASGLLKKSRDLTSGEIVEQIMNVQHALDEKANEERVSHIVIMGIGEPFDNYDNMMDFLHIVNSQKGLCIGARHITVSTSGLAKQIYDFANEDLQVNLAISLHAPNDELRTKIMKINKAYPLGKLMPAIDYYLEKTNRRITFEYIMLRDVNDHVEEAKQLANLLADKRHLSYVNLIPYNPVDDHSYQRSEKESILAFYDTLKKNGINCVIRHENGTDIDAACGQLRSKQVKKLENAGK, encoded by the coding sequence ATGAAAGAATCGATATACGGATTAACGTTTGATCAGCTAACTGAATGGTTGCTAGAACGTGGTCACAAAAAATTCCGTGCCTCCCAAGTTTGGGATTGGCTCTATAAAAAACGTGTTAAAGAATTTTCTCAAATGAATAACGTAAATAAAGACTGTATCAAGCTTTTGGAAGAGAATTTTGCTATCCAGACATTAACTCAAGAAATCAAGCAGGAATCTTCTGACGGTACGATCAAGTTCTTGTTCAAACTCCAAGACGGAAACGTTATTGAAACGGTACTCATGCGTTTTCATTACGGTCAATCGGTCTGTGTGACGACACAAGTAGGTTGTAATATCGGTTGTTCCTTCTGTGCAAGTGGACTTCTTAAAAAGAGCCGTGACCTTACAAGTGGAGAAATTGTTGAGCAAATTATGAACGTTCAGCACGCCCTTGATGAAAAGGCTAATGAAGAACGCGTAAGTCACATTGTTATTATGGGAATTGGGGAACCATTTGATAACTACGATAATATGATGGACTTCCTTCATATCGTTAATTCTCAAAAAGGTCTTTGCATTGGCGCTCGCCATATCACGGTTTCTACAAGTGGACTTGCGAAGCAAATTTACGATTTTGCGAATGAAGATTTACAAGTGAACCTTGCGATCTCACTTCACGCGCCTAATGATGAGCTTCGAACCAAGATTATGAAAATCAATAAAGCTTATCCACTTGGAAAACTAATGCCTGCAATTGATTACTATCTTGAGAAAACCAACCGCAGAATTACGTTCGAGTATATTATGTTGAGAGATGTTAATGATCACGTAGAAGAAGCGAAACAACTCGCCAATCTACTAGCTGATAAGCGCCATCTTTCATACGTAAACTTGATTCCATACAACCCGGTTGATGATCACTCTTATCAGCGTAGTGAAAAAGAATCGATTCTTGCGTTCTATGATACGCTTAAGAAGAACGGCATTAACTGCGTGATCCGTCATGAGAACGGGACAGACATTGATGCAGCTTGCGGTCAGCTTCGTAGTAAGCAAGTGAAGAAACTAGAAAACGCAGGAAAATAG